The genomic segment ACCGCCACCGACGTGAAGCCGCAGTACCTCACCGAGCGGGACAACCTGACGGTGCTCACCCACGACATCGGCAGCGATCCGGTACCGGCCGGCGAGTACGACCTGATCCACGCCCGGATGGTGTTCGTCCACCTGCCGAACCGGCAGGAGGTACTCGCCCGGCTGGTCTCCGCGCTGCGCCCGGGTGGCCTGATCGTCGTGTCGGACTGCGACTGCCGGGAACGCGACCCCATCCTGGCCGCTCCCGACCCCGCGGCGGCGAAGACGTTCGAGCTGTTCAACGACCTCATCCGGGACCTCGGCTGGCGCAACGGCGCGGACCTCGGCTGGACCAGGTACACCTACTCCGCGATGCGCGCCGCCGGGCTGCTGCCGGACCGGACCGTGGTGTTCGGCCGGTCCTGGGCCGGCGGCAGCGCCGGATGCGGCCTGTACCAGGCGTTGGCGTACCAGATCGAGCCGGTGCTGCGCGCCGGCGGGATGACCGACGAGCAGATCGCGGAGCTGCACCGGCTGCTCGACGATCCCGGGTTCGTACTCTCCGCCTGGCTGATGCACACCACGGTGGGGCGGCGTCCCGGGCCGGTGGTACCGGCCGGGCGG from the Actinocatenispora thailandica genome contains:
- a CDS encoding class I SAM-dependent methyltransferase gives rise to the protein MPTGYSFDNAGAAGARQLDQLSEAFDGHTTSVLTEYGVGRGWRCLDIGAGAGSIAGWLADRVGPQGHVTATDVKPQYLTERDNLTVLTHDIGSDPVPAGEYDLIHARMVFVHLPNRQEVLARLVSALRPGGLIVVSDCDCRERDPILAAPDPAAAKTFELFNDLIRDLGWRNGADLGWTRYTYSAMRAAGLLPDRTVVFGRSWAGGSAGCGLYQALAYQIEPVLRAGGMTDEQIAELHRLLDDPGFVLSAWLMHTTVGRRPGPVVPAGRRQGGS